The sequence below is a genomic window from Zhongshania aliphaticivorans.
CGTGCTCTGGATCGATACTGTAAAACTGGACTTGTAGGTCTTTAAATTGCTTTTCCTTATCGAGTAATTTCTGAAAACCCGCGAGGCTCGACAACATCGTTGGGCAGATGTCTGGGCACTGAGTGTAGCCATAGCTAATTAATTGCCAGCGCCCCAAAAAATCCGCTTTATGGACAAGCTCACCGCGATGATTGCGCAATTCAAAGCTTGGCAGCTCTAGTGGCGCCGCTAGAACCGCACCATTGACGTCAGGGGCTTGCTGAAACTGCGTTCGCAAGATGGAATTTGCCATAAAGGCACTGCTTATGAGTACCGCCGCCAGCAAGCTGGGAATCAAATATCGCGGGAGTGGGCCGCGACTCATGTCCCCCCCGACA
It includes:
- a CDS encoding SCO family protein yields the protein MSRGPLPRYLIPSLLAAVLISSAFMANSILRTQFQQAPDVNGAVLAAPLELPSFELRNHRGELVHKADFLGRWQLISYGYTQCPDICPTMLSSLAGFQKLLDKEKQFKDLQVQFYSIDPEHDSIEKLANYVPWFDARFIGLRADDPAQAAIFERSMGLQSYRMDEAELASVNVAAKLSGPEIAHGFRLYLLDEQARLRASLAPISTRDGSKYYEAEALLKDYLALRQWFAKQR